From Solea solea chromosome 20, fSolSol10.1, whole genome shotgun sequence, one genomic window encodes:
- the cdcp1b gene encoding CUB domain-containing protein 1, protein MRLREARAFLGLWLLTVLGFTECLQTTVRSDKGVMVTVSVSAALPLDQCSVCTVSGVNDTETSCHSSITLPEEEVKLLFNCSQPVENSYTVTLTRTIECTKDTCSPSTIETQPILSELSRTFTWELKAPEKTVVSLDILGKGLVETSKPCTDGFQYSVATSKTSSKGRSQYCRDGSLTRLDLPNQAAVSLQVKPKAQVESMLFQASAGPLKGRTMVVSIDSSTTVTLSRDPEGLECEVCTAEVSPPNCNPTKKTLTKADKLSLEFSCPKPQEMYSVTMKKKIECTKSSCTPAAGEVDPNLFKEFKQSLTWDITVPERTVLTLDFPGGGLKEISGAETCKDGYQYSVSTTRSDGTIKAKNYCKGGKVSNMDLLGATTVTIDVPKDGELEQKVFNMKAAPRGGRMMSVIPDPSTSIIINRITDEPDCTVCINEASKLICNSKQLRITEPRNVSVEFTCPQPQDIFTVEINREIDCTEASCSGDAVQAESSLFADFDRIFTWDPTFVSTRAFQVDFSKKGMRQIPNEETCPDQQTYSLVSYLRTGPATIGTFCKGGTVTTILGRYRVRLSLEVPRDKKPDPVDFKINVGPETTMAAIVKVNLPRGVSDTDFTTPSYPSDFPDNQQMLWDFTVPGMHNYTVRFQDHTAPECLNGEVEVEYQKVDKKVTKLTLTDAQPAHQQGNFKMLLKNCETNRTLQGLTLNYRVSLMRSGHPVLCTVDLSKRRVSLQIEKVGSDPHCEMSINSKVEEKITVEAGTKASLSFLDCPSEEVRLTASEVIGCKNVTSCSSTLLTIPKLVTCLPMPLHSFTWHLDVPADGTVDLVSRTGLQQSLPGQECNQPVSLHVKERDGFSVGDFCFNGIIQKIQAQANISITARAKDFSKGFRDSLNVSFTQEITETFIYKVAPKASSPMLLATPNWPRGMKPESTVSWIVALPSQYQAQMQIVNISQPKCRDRHTAITVKMLGYEEEIMSRREDEEAQDKLSVPHSFYLNMSNCKPEEGKFGAITKIVLQKKTNLLAILLGIAGALLLLLIILAVVCVVTKKKKKERKDKESSIYIGKGNIFRPGDRHFTKARSDNESHVYASIDETMIYGHLLGDTTYADSLQDHYNGTQTDSYQTFTGPSDGQLPVIKEPDPEPELEHFNTFLDPSESFIPSRPRTPIDRQDSLGFQDRRMVDNELYTFKSTGDINPIRLSGVDMEPQPPILEDSL, encoded by the exons ATGCGGCTCCGTGAGGCGCGCGCCTTCCTTGGACTTTGGTTATTGACCGTTTTGGGTTTCACAG AATGTCTGCAGACGACGGTGCGGTCAGACAAAGGCGTGATGGTGACGGTGTCGGTGTCGGCCGCGCTGCCTTTGGATCAGTGCTCTGTGTGTACGGTCAGCGGGGTCAACGACACAGAGACTTCCTGCCACTCCTCGATCACTTTACCTGAAGAGGAAGTCAAGCTGCTGTTCAATTGTTCCCAGCCTGTGGAAAACTCTTACACTGTGACACTCACTCGGACCATTG AATGTACCAAGGACACTTGCAGCCCTTCAACAATCGAAACTCAGCCCATCCTCTCTGAGCTCTCCAGAACCTTCACCTGGGAGCTGAAGGCACCAGAGAAGACGGTGGTGAGTCTGGACATCCTCGGGAAGGGACTGGTGGAGACGTCAAAGCCGTGCACTGACGGATTCCAGTATTCGGTGGCCACATCCAAAACGAGCAGCAAGGGTCGCTCTCAGTACTGCAGAGATGGTTCTCTGACGCGTTTGGACCTGCCCAATCAAGCTGCCGTGTCTCTGCAGGTCAAACCAAAGGCTCAGGTGGAATCTATGCTGTTTCAGGCTTCTGCTGGCCCATTAA AGGGCCGGACGATGGTCGTAAGTATTGATTCCAGTACGACTGTGACACTTAGCCGTGATCCTGAGGGACTGGAGTGTGAAGTGTGCACCGCTGAAGTTTCCCCTCCGAACTGTAACCCGACAAAAAAGACACTGACCAAAGCTGACAAGCTCTCACTGGAGTTCAGCTGCCCAAAACCTCAGGAAATGTACAGTGTGacgatgaagaagaaaatag AATGCACCAAGAGTTCCTGCACTCCTGCAGCTGGAGAAGTTGATCCCAACCTTTTTAAGGAGTTCAAACAGTCCCTGACGTGGGACATTACAGTCCCAGAGAGGACTGTGTTAACTTTGGACTTTCCTGGTGGTGGACTCAAGGAGATCTCTGGAGCAGAAACCTGCAAAGATGGTTATCAGTACTCAGTGAGTACAACTAGAAGTGATGGAACCATCAAAGCTAAAAACTACTGCAAAGGCGGCAAAGTGTCCAATATGGATCTGCTTGGAGCGACAACTGTGACCATTGACGTTCCCAAAGATGGAGAACTGGAGCAGAAGGTATTCAACATGAAAGCAGCACCAAGAG GAGGCAGAATGATGTCTGTGATTCCTGACCCCAGCAccagcatcatcatcaacagGATCACAGATGAGCCAGACTGCACTGTGTGTATAAACGAGGCATCCAAACTCATATGCAACTCAAAACAACTAAGAATCACTGAACCTCGCAACGTCTCAGTGGAATTTACCTGTCCTCAACCTCAAGATATTTTCACAGTGGAGATCAACAGAGAAATTG ACTGCACAGAAGCCTCCTGCTCTGGTGATGCTGTTCAGGCCGAGTCGTCTCTGTTCGCAGATTTCGACCGAATCTTCACCTGGGACCCGACGTTTGTCTCCACTCGGGCCTTTCAGGTGGACTTCTCAAAAAAGGGAATGCGACAGATTCCCAATGAGGAGACCTGTCCAGATCAACAGACATACTCTCTTGTCAGCTATCTACGCACTGGGCCAGCGACCATTGGTACCTTTTGCAAAGGGGGAACTGTGACCACCATCCTGGGACGATACAGGGTTCGTCTGTCTTTGGAGGTGCCCAGAGACAAGAAGCCTGACCCCGTTGACTTCAAAATCAATGTTGGCCCTGAGACCACCA TGGCAGCCATAGTGAAAGTCAATCTACCACGAGGTGTATCAGACACCGACTTCACCACACCCAGCTATCCCAGCGATTTCCCAGATAACCAGCAGATGCTGTGGGACTTCACGGTGCCCGGCATGCACAACTACACGGTGCGTTTCCAGGACCACACCGCCCCTGAGTGCCTCAATGGTGAAGTGGAGGTGGAGTACCAGAAAGTGGACAAGAAGGTGACCAAACTGACTCTGACGGACGCTCAGCCGGCTCATCAGCAGGGCAACTTCAAAATGCTGCTCAAGAACTGTGAAACCAACAGGACGCTACAAGGACTCACGTTGAACTACCGAGTTTCTCTCATGAGGAGCGGTCATCCAG TTCTGTGCACAGTGGATCTAAGCAAACGGCGAGTGTCCCTGCAGATCGAGAAGGTGGGCTCTGATCCGCATTGTGAGATGAGCATCAACTCCAAGGTTGAAGAGAAGATTACCGTGGAAGCAGGCACAAAGGCCAGTTTGTCTTTCCTGGACTGTCCAAGTGAAGAAGTACGACTGACTGCCAGTGAAGTTATTG GCTGCAAAAATGTGACGTCGTGCTCTTCGACTCTCCTCACCATACCCAAACTGGTGACCTGCCTGCCAATGCCCCTCCACAGCTTCACCTGGCACCTGGACGTCCCCGCAGACGGCACAGTGGACCTGGTGTCCCGCACAGGTCTCCAGCAGTCGCTGCCTGGTCAGGAATGTAATCAGCCAGTGTCACTGCATgtgaaggagagggatgggTTCTCTGTTGGAGATTTCTGCTTTAATGGAATCATCCAGAAGATTCAGGCGCAAGCCAACATTTCCATCACAGCCAGAGCCAAAGACTTCAGCAAGGGATTCAGGGATTCTCTCAATGTGAGCTTCACTCAGGAGattacag AGACCTTTATTTACAAAGTTGCCCCTAAGGCGTCGTCTCCGATGCTGCTGGCCACGCCCAACTGGCCTCGGGGTATGAAGCCCGAGTCCACCGTGTCCTGGATCGTCGCCCTGCCGAGCCAGTACCAGGCACAAATGCAGATCGTCAACATCAGCCAGCCAAAGTGCCGCGATCGGCACACCGCCATCACGGTGAAGATGCTGGGCTACGAGGAGGAGATCATGAGCCGCagggaggacgaggaggcgcAGGACAAGTTGTCAGTGCCGCACAGTTTCTACCTCAACATGTCCAACTGTAAACCAGAGGAGGGAAAGTTTGGTGCCATCACCAAAATTGTCCTGCAGAAGAAGACCA ATCTCTTGGCCATCCTCCTCGGGATTGCTGGAGCGCTTTTGCTTTTGCTGATAATCCTGGCTGTGGTTTGTGTCGTCACAAA gaagaagaaaaaagaaagaaaggacaaGGAGTCGTCCATCTACATCGGCAAAGGGAATATCTTCCGTCCAGGTGACAGACACTTCACCAAAGCCCGATCTGACAATGAGTCCCACGTCTACGCCTCCATAGACGAGACGATGATATACGGACACTTGCTGGGCGACACCACCTACGCCGACAGCTTGCAGGACCACTACAACGGAACGCAGACGGACTCTTATCAAACGTTCACAGGACCGAGTGACGGACAGTTGCCCGTGATCAAAGAACCGGATCCAGAGCCCGAGCTGGAACATTTCAACACCTTCCTGGACCCCTCGGAGAGCTTCATCCCATCCCGTCCACGCACTCCCATCGACCGGCAGGACAGCCTCGGCTTCCAGGATCGCAGGATGGTGGACAATGAACTGTACACGTTCAAGAGCACGGGGGACATAAACCCCATCCGGCTCTCCGGTGTTGACATGGAGCCACAGCCGCCGATTTTAGAGGACTCCTTGTAG
- the ppp1r18 gene encoding uncharacterized protein ppp1r18, whose product MSVSSLPEWKQLLLERKRREEEERERRGKEEEEKLASMPAWKRGIIQRRKAKQDSVGDRERERDVCLLQVEVRSTPSDGLSDTDSSVTANLGSDMSLSPDPGQWLDEDPRSVSQVSVETIVPLHENPFILTQSAWRKGRDADVGNESDLKEKEKEKTSPRGQAGESGRGRDIELKMERFRDLSEGREKERSWDRSQGRERDNGRERWENDKSQCKESVKDAMRDKEFLKGRKDDGEEETDSPSGSGSYSPLLPSLRTIRADNIIIIEQDRKGDEERWGRWREVEGERPEEEHQGKRGMKMDLREILAGKGSVTEIRASEVLIIKPSASPEERTTGGKGREDGEMKCSMHVRKESNGRELRADMSGMREKEKEPVKGKERPWGQATVIKENRKDNLEDNMFVEKGGRVSQLLSKFGEHPKPPLRSKSSDNFLRPGRRKNSGDEDDQQSEERNVEGRNVLPKRSFSFSDRVISAKENGLDDERCYKRKTQEREHSDKNVAPCVDVADLQKETAAKIKVPCTRLLDKDRFGKCRDGYVKNDEKVSLQRRHEAEPRISIQNRSEVKKVEPIDTRAPKTSGDGGGDEGFMVASVKNTEGISFARRVPIRKDGKSRAEIEAKLVSGEKSLVREVSVEKEAEVGNTRVSDLVRRDEFESTIPPETLQNYLTAASTDIVSPCLTDESHYRPEPSFTDCSRLLCTVTDRAGDPQPRPEWSGPHLTHSVLSWHADELIGKIEKIGDTTVYSNKGGEGAYRPAHELKKEITYEGQLYIDDASESLIQDLTPRSPKRIPPPVPLEIQIPMTVFYVAEDMVERKKTLGQNNEGQDWEGGQGVERRDSWRIGKPLSRIESLREKIRQRALEKLRQKEKLDGEGSVAAEISDCQTAGESDDERGAEIEEEWEAAAHVRKELSEADTVQEDTAAQASMAAFDVTQEVLKMCPQLPVSVPHSQAVRGEEVTSGYATAATAAAAAAAAEVISDSSQTSEDDDEPLKHEEEQLRYHRSQHDSGEERETEEHELSEEEDGEEYISALNPTQPESLSPPHPNSLAAMSRIYNLETVGSRTGLCLRERSVDISPVHLVKVTPHISNAQKGENKTLSGEDICGVQKIQRQIEQFQLKEQEALKSYTSSNFPLRDRKTRQESPKDLLKYKIKDDVKTQEKDQSEPKDKVLPQRVWSPTSQVKQTITINPSFLRSQSPDNSLKSLDCAPTPASSPSSLSPTQSPSDSPSPTPSPTLFSVRSASGGQVKRGATITISPKRHGAAGGGGGTGSTTGYTSTGPTPAATPSQQPQMSPAVAEPVKKKYPTVEEIQVIGGYQVLEKSSLVKNRAMPKRVKVCFDVDQLEQVYEYPSETSMLVAGLHAQDLGRQQGEGAQVEDAGVDGGVITSMSTRIVGTAMGRGLRVDESCPRSSSPNLPL is encoded by the exons ATGTCTGTCTCCTCTTTGCCGGAATGGAAGCAACTCCTGCTGGAGAGAAAGaggcgagaggaggaggagcgagagaggagggggaaagaggaggaggagaagcttgcCAGCATGCCTGCCTGGAAGCGCGGGATCATCCAGCGGAGGAAAGCAAAGCAGGACAGTGTGGGTGAcagggaaagggagagagacGTCTGTCTCCTGCAGGTGGAAGTCAGATCCACTCCCTCAGATGGGCTGAGTGACACAGACAGCTCTGTGACAGCTAATTTGGGAAGTGACATGTCACTCAGTCCAGATCCTGGTCAGTGGCTGGATGAAGACCCCAGATCAGTGAGTCAGGTGTCTGTGGAAACAATAGTTCCACTCCATGAAAACCCATTTATTCTCACGCAGAGTGCATGGAGGAAGGGCAGGGATGCAGATGTGGGCAATGAATCTGACTTaaaggaaaaggagaaagaaaaaacaagccCCAGGGGGCAAGCTGGAGAGTCGGGGAGGGGACGAGATATAgagctgaagatggagaggtTCAGAGATTTAAGTGAGGGACGAGAAAAGGAGAGAAGCTGGGACAGGAGTCAGGGAAGAGAAAGAGATAACGGCAGGGAGAGATGGGAAAATGATAAAAGCCAATGCAAAGAGTCAGTTAAAGATGCAATGAGGGACAAGGAATTCCTTAAGGGCAGAAAAGACGACGGGGAGGAAGAAACTGACTCGCCATCTGGTTCTGGTTCATATTCTCCTCTCTTACCTTCTTTGCGAACCATTCGAGCcgacaacatcatcattatcGAACAGGACAGGAAAGGTGACGAGGAGAGATgggggagatggagagaggtggAGGGGGAGAGGCCAGAGGAGGAGCACCaggggaagagagggatgaAGATGGATCTGAGGGAGATCCTGGCTGGAAAAGGGAGTGTCACTGAGATCCGTGCATCTGAGGTTCTGATTATAAAACCTTCTGCAAGCCCTGAAGAGAGGACTACGGgagggaaagggagagaggatggagagatGAAGTGCAGCATGCATGTAAGGAAGGAGAGTAATGGCAGGGAGCTCAGAGCAGACATGTCAGGgatgagagaaaaagagaaagagccaGTAAAGGGGAAAGAAAGACCGTGGGGCCAGGCAACAGTtattaaagaaaacaggaaggACAACCTGGAGGATAATATGTTTGTtgagaagggagggagggttaGCCAGCTGCTGAGTAAATTTGGAGAGCATCCTAAGCCGCCACTTAGATCCAAAAGCTCTGATAACTTCTTACGACCAGGTAGGAGAAAAAACTCAGGAGATGAAGATGACCAACAGTCTGAGGAGAGGAACGTAGAAGGGAGGAATGTGCTCCCGAAGCGCTCGTTTAGCTTCTCTGATCGTGTCATCTCTGCAAAAGAGAATGGTTTAGATGATGAAAGATGCTACAAGAGGAAAACACAGGAGAGGGAGCACTCAGACAAGAACGTGGCACCATGTGTGGATGTAGCAGATTTacagaaggaaacagcagcaaagatCAAAGTGCCGTGTACACGACTTTTAGATAAAGACAGGTTTGGAAAATGTAGGGATGGATATGTAAAAAACGATGAAAAAGTGTCCTTACAGAGGAGACATGAGGCAGAACCACGTATCTCTATCCAAAACAGGAGTGAAGTGAAGAAAGTCGAGCCTATCGATACGAGGGCTCCAAAAACGTCAGGTGACGGAGGCGGAGACGAGGGGTTCATGGTTGCATCCGTCAAAAACACAGAGGGAATCTCATTTGCTAGAAGAGTTCCAATCAGGAAAGACGGGAAATCGAGAGCTGAAATAGAAGCAAAGCTGGTGTCTGGTGAGAAGAGTTTGGTAAGAGAGGTGAGTGTAGAGAAAGAGGCAGAAGTTGGCAACACAAGGGTGTCTGATTTGGTGAGACGAGATGAATTTGAAAGCACAATCCCTCCTGAAACTCTGCAGAATTATCTCACAGCTGCATCAACAGACATAGTGAGTCCATGCCTCACTGATGAGAGCCACTACAGACCCGAACCATCTTTCACAGACTGCTCTCGTCTACTGTGTACAGTCACTGACAGAGCCGGAGACCCCCAACCCAGACCTGAGTGGAGTGGTCCCCACCTAACACACTCTGTGTTGTCCTGGCACGCAGATGAACTCATTggtaaaatagaaaaaataggAGACACAACTGTTTATAGCAATAAGGGAGGAGAAGGGGCTTACAGGCCTGCTCACGAACTGAAAAAAGAGATTACTTATGAAGGCCAACTTTACATAGATGATGCATCAGAGAGCCTCATTCAGGATTTAACGCCCAGATCTCCAAAAAGGATCCCACCTCCAGTTCCCCTGGAGATTCAAATCCCCATGACTGTGTTTTATGTTGCAGAAGACatggtggagagaaaaaagactCTAGGTCAAAACAACGAGGGGCAAGACTGGGAGGGAGGACAAGGGGTCGAGAGGAGGGATAGCTGGAGGATTGGGAAGCCCTTGAGCCGGATCGAGTCCCTTCGGGAGAAAATTAGACAAAGGGCGTTGGAGAAGctgagacaaaaagagaaactgGACGGAGAGGGGAGCGTGGCTGCGGAGATCAGCGATTGTCAGACAGCTGGGGAAAGCGACGATGAGAGGGGAGCTGAAATAGAGGAAGAATGGGAAGCTGCGGCTCATGTACGGAAGGAGCTGTCTGAAGCAGATACGGTACAGGAAGACACAGCAGCGCAGGCGTCCATGGCTGCCTTTGACGTCACGCAGGAAGTGTTGAAAATGTGCCCTCAGcttcctgtttctgtcccaCACTCACAAGctgtcagaggagaggaagtaACAAGTGGCTACgccactgctgctactgctgctgctgctgctgctgctgctgaagtgatCTCTGATAGCTCTCAGACATCCGAGGATGACGATGAACCCCTGAAACATGAAGAGGAACAGCTGAGGTACCACAGGAGTCAACACGACagtggagaagagagggagaccGAAGAGCACGAgctgtcagaggaggaggacggagagGAATATATATCAGCTCTCAACCCGACACAACCTGAATCACTTTCACCCCCTCATCCCAACTCCCTCGCAGCTATGAGCCGGATCTACAATCTGGAAACTGTTGGCTCAAGAACAGGCTTGTGTCTGAGGGAGAGGTCTGTGGACATCTCACCAGTGCACCTTGTTAAAGTGACGCCTCATATATCAAATGCTCAGAAGGGAGAGAACAAAACCTTGTCAGGTGAAGACATTTGTGGAGTTCAGAAGATACAACGACAGATAGAGCAGTTTCAGCTGAAAGAGCAGGAGGCTCTGAAGTCTTATACGTCATCGAATTTTCCCCTAAGggacagaaaaacaaggcaGGAAAGTCCCAAAGACTTGTTAAAGTACAAGATAAAGGACGATGTCAAGACACAGGAGAAGGATCAGTCAGAACCAAAGGACAAAGTGTTGCCTCAGCGTGTTTGGTCTCCAACATCCCAGGTCAAGCAAACTATCACCATCAACCCCTCATTTCTCAGGAGCCAGTCCCCAGACAATTCTCTGAAATCCTTGGATTGTGCCCCAACACCAGCCTCCTCCCCGAGCTCCCTATCTCCCACCCAGTCTCCCAGTGACTCTCCATCACCCACCCCCTCACCCACACTTTTCTCTGTGAGGAGTGCGTCTGGGGGCCAGGTGAAGAGAGGTGCCACCATCACAATCAGTCCAAAAAGACATggtgctgcaggaggaggtggaggaacaGGGTCCACAACAGGGTATACATCGACAGGGCCGACTCCCGCTGCAACTCCATCACAGCAGCCCCAGATGAGCCCCGCTGTGGCTGAACCAGTGAAGAAGAAGTACCCCACGGTGGAGGAGATCCAGGTGATTGGTGGATATCAAGTTCTGGAGAAGTCTAGTCTGGTGAAAAACAGAGCGATGCCAAAAAGG GTGAAGGTGTGTTTTGACGTGGACCAGCTGGAGCAGGTGTATGAGTACCCGTCAGAGACCTCCATGCTGGTGGCTGGGTTGCACGCTCAGGATCTTGGGAGGCAGCAGGGAGAGGGGGCACAGGTGGAGGACGCTGGCGTGGACGGAGGAGTGATCACGTCTATGAGCACAAGGATTGTTGGGACTGCAATGGGACGTGGTCTAAGAGTGG ATGAGTCTTGCCCTCGGTCATCTTCACCAAATTTGCCCTTGTGA
- the limd1b gene encoding LIM domain-containing protein 1, whose translation MDSTHSGSLYFGSCTRCSKAVYGAGRGCRAMGQLFHDACFICSVCSEKLSGKPFYSLSGAIYCENDFLYSGVHPAPEVCNSCGFLIMDMVLQARGKSYHPRCFRCAVCSQSLEGQPFTVDSDDKVYCVSDFHRLQAPCCAACRAPILPTEGSTECVRVVSCNRNYHVECYSGEINLI comes from the exons ATGGACTCAACTCATAGTGGCAGCCTTTACTTTG GAAGTTGTACGAGATGCAGTAAAGCGGTGTACGGTGCAGGGAGAGGCTGCCGGGCCATGGGACAGTTATTCCACGACGCCTGTTTCATCTGCAGCGTCTGTA GTGAAAAGCTGAGCGGCAAACCCTTTTACTCGCTTTCCGGTGCAATCTATTGTGAgaatgactttttg TATTCAGGAGTTCATCCAGCCCCAGAAGTGTGTAACAGCTGTGGGTTTTTAATCATGGATATG GTGCTGCAGGCTCGTGGAAAGTCCTACCACCCGCGCTGCTTTCGCTGTGCAGTGTGCAGTCAGAGTCTGGAGGGTCAGCCCTTCACTGTTGACTCAGACGATAAAGTGTACTGTGTCAGCGACTTCCACAG GCTCCAGGCCCCCTGCTGTGCCGCATGCAGAGCACCGATACTGCCAACCGAG GGATCTACAGAATGTGTTCGAGTGGTGTCATGTAACAGAAATTACCACGTAGAGTGCTACAGTGGTGAGATTAACCTGATTTAA
- the nrm gene encoding nurim, translating to MIEMASVTIRGCALGAVSLLNFAFVFISGADFVRFISFRAIYHNITGETRLCQDSIPWSEALQDSSVLGSLVVDVVLLALFITQHSLLAWSPVKQALQSVLGSLNRTAYCFTTALALQILMRYWQPVTGAPCLWSVRHAPWSVWFPLLCFTLHFLCWAIICSVLMIFDYPELLGIKQVYYQCLGLGDPLCHKSTQAQRFLSHLRHPVCLELGVVLWFLPALSLDRLLLAGTLSTYLALAHSLDKQDLAYLCVQINSKVRLLAEPHSKEE from the exons ATGATTGAAATGGCGTCAGTCACTATACGTGGCTGCGCTCTCGGCGCCGTGTCTTTACTAAACTTTGCGTTTGTCTTCATATCCGGTGCAGACTTCGTTCGGTTCATATCATTTAGAGCCATTTACCATAACATTACCGGGGAGACGAGGCTTTGCCAAG ACTCCATACCGTGGAGTGAGGCCCTGCAGGACAGCTCAGTCCTCGGTTCTCTTGTTGTGGACGTGGTTCTGCTGGCTCTGTTCATCACGCAGCACAGTCTGCTCGCCTGGTCTCCTGTCAAACAGGCTCTGCAGTCAGTGCTGGGATCTCTGAACAGGACAGCGTACTGCTTCACCACTGCTCTGGCACTTCAG ATCTTGATGCGGTACTGGCAGCCCGTGACTGGCGCCCCCTGTCTGTGGTCAGTGCGTCACGCTCCCTGGAGTGTCTggtttcctctgctctgcttcaCCCTGCACTTTCTCTGCTGGGCCATCATCTGCAGCGTCCTCATGATCTTTGATTACCCAGAGCTGCTGGGCATCAAGCAG GTTTATTACCAGTGTCTTGGATTAGGAGACCCTTTGTGCCACAAGTCCACTCAGGCCCAGCGTTTCCTGTCTCACCTCCGTCACCCAGTGTGCCTGGAGCTGGGCGTAGTGCTGTGGTTCTTGCCGGCCTTGTCCCTGGACAGGCTCCTGTTGGCGGGGACCCTGTCCACCTACCTGGCCTTGGCACACTCTCTGGACAAACAGGATTTAGCCTACCTCTGTGTCCAGATTAACAGCAAGGTGCGGCTCCTGGCCGAGCCACACAGCAAAGAGGAGTGA